AGTGCAACAGTTCAAATTGAAAAAGTGGAGGCCGCCTCCCGGTCGCTGTCGAGTCCACCTGCCCGAACGTTCAGGAAAACAGCGTTCTGAGCGGGTCATCAAAGGATCGGTTGGAAATGGAACAGTTGCGCGCCCTGCGCCGGAACATCCAGATAAAGGCCCGCCCGCGCCAGATCATCGCCGCTGCGTTGGTATTGTTCGTCGCCGAGCAGATTGGTCAACTGCCAGTTGCGATCGGCCAACCCGGCGATCCTCAGCGGCGCGTAACATTGGCTGGGGTGCGGGGCGAGATTGACCACCACCAGGTCGAACTCCGGCGGCGCAGACTGCCATTGGACGATAACAAAATATTGCGCCGTTGGATTGCCGGTCCAGGCCGGTGACGGATTGAGCATCACGCCCCGACCCTTGCCGACGGATGTGGTTTTCAGAACTTGCAGCAGTCGTTCGTAGAACGCCGCGATGTCCGGTTGAATTGGTTCGACAGGACGGCGACCGAGGTGAACGCTGACACGCTTCGTCGCGCCAGTCAGTTGACCCTCATGTAGTAACCGCATTCCCGGCAAACCAAAGGTCGCAAGTGCTGCCGCGCGATGTTCGGGCAAGGTAAGCAGCGAGGCGATGCGTGGCTCGTCGTGGTTCTCCAGAAAGTGAACGCTGGAGTTGACAAATCCCGGCCCGGCCTGCAGCAAGTTGCGCTGAACTTCCGCGTGCTCACGATGAACGAGGTGATCGTAGAGTCGCTTGTTATAAGTGTAATCGAAGCCGAGCGATTGCAGCCGCGCTTCCAAATCCCAGTAGCCCTCAGCCATGAAAAGAAACTCCGGAGAAACGCGTTTGATGTACGAGATAACATCGGCCCAAAACTCATGAACGGGCACGGCGTTCGAACGCGGGAAGTCGGCCCAGGTTCTGGCGAAGACCTCGTTGAGCAACAGCATGGCCATGTCGCACCGAACGCCATCGCATTGGCGTGTCACGGAAGTCAACTGATCAATCATCGCCCTGTGCGTGGCGGGAATGCGATAGTCAAGTTGGACGGTATCGGCCCACGGCGGATAATAAGGATCTCTGCCGTGCGCGAGCCAGTAAGTGCCACGGCGGGTCGGCTGGCGGAAGAATCCCGCGGTCTCGCCAGGACTTTGGACAAACAGCTCGGGCCTTTCTGTGACCCAGCGATGGTCAAGGCCGACGTGGTTGGCCACGAAATCCAAAATCAGTTTCAGACCGTGCGCGTGGAGTTGCTCGCGAAAAATCTCCAGCGCGGCTTCGCCGCCCAACGCTGGGGATGCCTGATAATCTGCGATGGCGTAAGGCGAACCGGCAATGTCGGCGTCGGTGAAGTCTGGCAGCAGCTCGCGACAAGCGTGGCGGGTTTCGAGTTGGGCAAGGCTTTGAGCACAGCTGCGCGGGCCGGTTTGCCAGACCCCCATGAGCCAGATGTGCGTGAAGCCGAGACGCTGCCAGACGACAAATTCGGATTGCGGCACGTTCGGCAGCGTGACGGTTTTGCCGCTGCGCTCCGAAAGTTCACGCAACCAGCAGCGCGTGTTGATTTCGTAGAGCAGCGGGTTCATCAGGGTTGCGGATTCCAAGTCGCGTTGGAAAGATCAGCAAGCGTCCCGACCGGTCCTAGACGAAACACGTACTACGCATCACGAATTCAGCACCTTCAGCGCCTTCTTTGCATCCGAGACGCGCAGAATCAATAGACCTTTTTTCACGTTAGGCGGTGTGGCGCAGTAGCAATATTCGATGTTGATCTTCGCGTCAGCCAGTTTGTGCGCGAGCTTGGCCAGCGAACCAGGTTTGTTGTCGCCTTCAATCATGATCACGTCGTCCTCCACTACCAGTGTGCCGTGTTCTTCAAAAAGGTGCAGGGCTCTACGGTAGTCACTCACGACCATGCGGATGACGCTGTGGTCCACCGTGTCGCTGGTGGTGATGGCGTAGATGTTGATTTTGTTTTCGGCCAGCGCGTCGCACACGCGGGCCAACATGCCGGGGCGGTTGTCGAGGAATATGGCGAGTTGTTTTGTGATTTGCATAATTTTTCCTTCCTGAAAGCAGCTACAATTGCACCCTAGCCGTTTCGTTCTGGTTTGTCCAACGCGCTGAATAAATCTTATAAAGTCAGAGTTAGCCATGAAACCTTCGGAACCAACCTGACTTCAGCTTTGACGGAATCTAATTTGTATGTACTCTCAGATCATGCAGATGTCACGCTTGCCATCCACGGGTTTATTTCTCCCACTTCGCCATCTCGTTGCTGTTGTTCGAATCCAAGGCACAAATAAGCTCTTGATTGCCACGTGTTTTGTTTGCGCGATCACAGTTCCGCTCCCGCCCCGTGTACAGGCTGGTTCCACATCGGTCGTTGCGTGGGGGCTGAACAATGCCGGTCAAACAAATGTTCCACCTGACTTGACTAACGCCGTAGCAATCGAAGGGGGTTACTGGCACAGCCTTGCGTTGAAGGATACCGGGTTGGCTGTGGTCTGGGGTCAAGCTGAAGCCGGATCG
The sequence above is drawn from the Verrucomicrobiota bacterium genome and encodes:
- a CDS encoding ACT domain-containing protein, with amino-acid sequence MQITKQLAIFLDNRPGMLARVCDALAENKINIYAITTSDTVDHSVIRMVVSDYRRALHLFEEHGTLVVEDDVIMIEGDNKPGSLAKLAHKLADAKINIEYCYCATPPNVKKGLLILRVSDAKKALKVLNS
- a CDS encoding alpha-amylase translates to MNPLLYEINTRCWLRELSERSGKTVTLPNVPQSEFVVWQRLGFTHIWLMGVWQTGPRSCAQSLAQLETRHACRELLPDFTDADIAGSPYAIADYQASPALGGEAALEIFREQLHAHGLKLILDFVANHVGLDHRWVTERPELFVQSPGETAGFFRQPTRRGTYWLAHGRDPYYPPWADTVQLDYRIPATHRAMIDQLTSVTRQCDGVRCDMAMLLLNEVFARTWADFPRSNAVPVHEFWADVISYIKRVSPEFLFMAEGYWDLEARLQSLGFDYTYNKRLYDHLVHREHAEVQRNLLQAGPGFVNSSVHFLENHDEPRIASLLTLPEHRAAALATFGLPGMRLLHEGQLTGATKRVSVHLGRRPVEPIQPDIAAFYERLLQVLKTTSVGKGRGVMLNPSPAWTGNPTAQYFVIVQWQSAPPEFDLVVVNLAPHPSQCYAPLRIAGLADRNWQLTNLLGDEQYQRSGDDLARAGLYLDVPAQGAQLFHFQPIL